CGGGGCGCGCGCCCTCCACGCTGGGGGATTATCTGCCGGATGCTTTTGGCCCACGCGATCTGGAGATCAAAACGCTGCTGATGGATGAAGTCGATCATGGTCTGCAAATTCAGGGGGATCCCCTTGCTCAGGCGGCACTTCAGGCGGCTAACCGTAGCCACGCGCCTTATACGCAGGCATGGAGCGGCGTGGCGTTGCAAACCGCAGAAGGCGCGATTTTTGCCGGGCGGTATGCTGAAAATGCGGCATTCAACCCCAGCCTTCCTCCCCTGCAGGCTGCCCTGAATTTACTGAGTCTTTCGGGACACGACGTGCTGAATATCCAGCGTGCCGTTCTGGCCGAAGCGCCGGAAGCCAAAGTCATTCAGCGTCAGGCCACTGTGGCTACACTTCAGGCGCTGGGCTGCACCAATATCACCACTATTCCTCTGGCCTGACCACCCGCCTTTCAGGATGCTGCTCTTCGCGGCATCCTGCGCTTTGTCCCTCAAAATTACGTAAATTTCGCACCTTTTGTTATATCCGGTTAACAAAAGCTGTACTTTCAGACCAGTTATTTTAGGATTGCCCCCACAACATTTTGATCCGAATGAGTATTGATTGCATGGAACTCGAATACGAAAGTAAACGACCGCTGTATATCCCTTATGCCGGCCCTATCTTGCTGGAATTCCCACTGTTAAATAAGGGAAGCGCTTTCTCTGTTGAGGAGCGCAACGAATTCAACCTCCGTGGCCTGCTGCCCGAAACAGTGGAAACGATCGAAGAACAGGCAAAACGTGCGTGGCGTCAGTTCCAGGATTTCAAAAACGATAACGATAAACACGTCTACCTGCGTAACATCCAGGACACCAACGAAACCCTGTTCTATCGCCTGCTGGACAACCATCTTGAAGAGATGATGCCGATCATCTACACCCCAACCGTCGGCGCAGCCTGTGAGCACTTCTCGGAAATCTATCGTCGTGCGCGTGGCGTATTCATCTCCTACCCGAACCGCGGCAACATTGAAGATATGCTGCAAAACGCCACCAAGCAGAATGTAAAAGTGATCGTCGTTACCGACGGCGAGCGCATTCTGGGTCTGGGCGACCAGGGCATCGGCGGAATGGGTATTCCTATTGGTAAGCTCTCCCTTTATACCGCCTGTGGCGGCATCAGCCCGGCTTATACCCTGCCAATCGTGCTGGATGTGGGCACCAACAATCAGCAGTTGCTCAATGACCCGCTGTACATGGGCTGGCGTCATCCGCGCATTACGGGCGAAGAGTACGATAACTTCGTCCATGAATTTATTCTGGCCGTGAAGAGCCGCTGGCCAAACGTGGTGTTGCAGTTCGAAGATTTCGCGCAAAAAAATGCCATGCCTTTACTGGAACGCTATCGCGACGAAGTCTGCTGCTTTAATGATGATATTCAGGGAACTGCGGCGGTCACGCTGGGAACGCTGATCGCCGCAAGTCGTGCGGCAGGCAGTAAGATGAGCGAGCAGAAGGTGGTGTTCCTCGGTGCCGGTTCCGCCGGTTGCGGCATCGCTGAGCAGATCATCGCGCAGATGAAGTCAGAAGGTCTGAGCGACGAAGAAGCACGCTCGCGGGTCTTTATGGTTGACCGTTTCGGCCTGCTGACTGACAAGCTGCCGAACCTGCTGAACTTCCAGAGCAAGCTGGTGCAGAAAAGCGAGAAGCTGGCAGAATGGCACACCGGCTCTGACTCGATTTCGCTGCTGGACGTGGTGCGCAATGCCCGTCCTGATATTCTGATTGGCGTTTCCGGCCAGCCGGGCCTGTTCAGCGAAGAGATCATCCGCGAGATGCATAAGCACTGCAATCGCCCTATCGTGATGCCGCTCTCTAACCCTACCTCACGCGTTGAAGCCACGCCGCAGGACATCATGGCCTGGACCGACGGCGCAGCGCTGGTAGCCACCGGTAGCCCGTTCTCGCCGGTGATGTGGAAAGAGAAAACCTACCCTATTGCCCAGTGCAATAACTCCTATATCTTCCCGGGGATCGGCCTTGGCGTCATCGCCTCTGGCGCCACCCGCGTCACGGACAGTATGCTGATGGCTGCCAGCCGCGCGCTGGCCGACTGCTCGCCACTGGTAAATGATGGCGTTGGCCCGGTACTGCCTGAAGTGAAAGATATTCAGGGCGTGTCAAAAGTGATCGCTATGGCCGTGGGTAAAGCCGCGCAGTTGGCAGGCGTTGCCGTCGTCACTTCTGAAGATGTACTTTCGAAAGCTATCGCAGCCAACTTCTGGCTGCCGCAATACCGTAACTATCGCCGGACCTCAATCTGACGAAAAGGCCGGGTGTTTTGCACCCGGCCTGCGCCACATCACTTTTCTGCCGCTGAATCGTGCGAAAAGCCGCCAACCGGTGCGCTGTTGCTTGCTTCACCCCGCCGGGTCAAGTAGCCTTGAATGATTCTATTTCTGCAAGTCTGAGCACCGTCCGGCATGGTAAAACGCTTGATATATAGTCTTATTATCATCATTGCACTGATGGTAATGACTGCGCTCGGCCTGGATCGCTGGATCAGCTGGAAAACCGCCCCTTACGTTTACGACAATTTAAAGTCACTGCCGCACCGTCAGGTAGGCGTAGTGCTGGGCACAGCTAAGTATTACCGCACCGGCGTGATCAATCAGTATTACCTTTACCGCATGCAGGGCGCGCTGAATGCCTATAACAGCGGCAAGGTGAATTATCTGCTGCTGAGCGGCGATAATGCGCAGCAAAGCTATAACGAACCTATGACCATGCGTCGTGATTTGATCGCCGCAGGCGTTGATCCTTCGGATATCGTGCTGGATTACGCAGGTTTCCGGACGCTGGATTCCATCGTGCGGACCCGTAAAGTTTTCGACACCAACGACTTTATTATTATCACCCAGCGCTTCCACTGCGAACGCGCGTTGTATATCGCCCTGCATATGGGGATTCAGGCGCAGTGCTACGCCGTTCCCTCGCCGAAAAATATGCTGAATATTCGGGCCAGAGAAGTTGCCGCACGGCTTGGCGCGCTGGCCGATTTGTATCTGATGAAGCGCGAACCGCACTTCCTCGGCCCGATGGTGCCGATCCCCGCCCGTCATGAAATCCCGGATGATGCACAAAGCTACCCAGCCGTTACGCCAGAACAGCTGCTGGAACTGCAACAGAAGCTGGAAAAACAATCGAAGTCCGCGCAGCGGGCCCAGCCCGAAGAACAGGTGAAAACTGCTCAACAGTCAGAACCCGGGCAACAAACACAGGCTGAACAAAAGGCCCGGCAAAAACAACAGACAGAGTCTGAGCAGCAGGGAAAATCCGCACAGCAAGCCCAGCCCGAAGAACAGGTGAAAACTGAACACGAATAAATGTTTCTGAAAAAGCTCTGACTCTCGCCAGAGCTTCCTGTCTGCTATCTCCTGCCCTTACCTGATATGTTCTAATCCGCTTTCTGTCTGCACAAAACGCGGCGCTTTCAGATCGTCAACCTGAAAGGAGACAAGATCGAACAGCAAACCTCTGAAGGCTTCCTCAATCTCCGGGCTTAATACACGACTCAGCAAAGCCTGAGTCAGCGCACGGCAATACAACGTCACTGTTTCCGGCTCGGCGATAAAAGAACTGCTCCAGAAAACCGTTTCATCCTCAGTGGTCAACTGAGCGATGCGGGATTCAGGTACAGGTTCATTTAATGCTGTCTGTAATTGCGCCAGACAAGCCGCCATTTGCAAACAAATTGCGAGGCGCTCCTCATTATTATCAGATTCAACCAAAACGGAAACCAGACGCTCGTTATATTCCGCCAGATCCAGAAAATCCATTACCGGCGTTAAATGGGAAAGATGTATAAATTCAGAGCGAGTTTGAGTAAACTGTTTATCAGCCATGATGTTACCTCCTTTAACATTGTGGTCAGAGGCTCGTCGGTGCTTCAACACTGGCGAGCTTCGCTTTTATCAGCGCCTTTTAAATCGGCGCCTAACCACTTTATATCCGGCTGATAAAGACCGTCAATACTGTATAAAGCTCTTTTTCTTCAATTAATTGAGTCGGGATATTTTTATGGAGGACAGCTCGAAAAAGAATGAAACACGTTGCAAAACGGACGGTATTTATTGACGCTGCTTCCAGATAAACCAAAAAAATTTTCTTCTGAATAGTGTTAATCTGCCGATTTAATTAACAAACATTAAATAGTTTTAAAAGAAACTGGCGAATTTAATTACACCCAATGAATTAATACCAAAAATAATACTAACCCTTATTAAACCTCTAACTTCAGGGTTAAAATTTTTAAAATAATGGGAACATCAGATAATGCGCTTCAACATCGACAATGATTTAACCTGCGTTTTTGAACTGTGTATCCACCAACTTACCGACATCACCGATATCTGCGGGCGGCACCACAGAGCACTTTAGCTGAGTGTATGCCGCATGGATGCGGCATCCAAGCCTACATGGACGTATTTACGGCGTCCCGGAAAACGTGCTCTGTGGTGACGCCTGACATTTGAACCCGGTGTTGACCTGAGTTTTTGACCTGTGCAGCCACCGAAATTCCCGCCATCACTGATATCTGTGGTGACGCCATACATCTGAACCCGGTGTTGACCTTAAGATTTACACAGCCCCGGAAAACGTGCTCCGGGGTAAAGCCTCACTACAGAACTGGTTTTAACCTAATGGATTATCAAGCGAGGAAGAGTAGCGTCGAACGTTGTAATACCGATATTGTGGTAACGATCTGTCGCCGACACGATTGCCAATATCTGGTCTGCCGGATCGATGCTGAGC
This genomic window from Erwinia sp. E_sp_B01_1 contains:
- a CDS encoding NAD-dependent malic enzyme yields the protein MELEYESKRPLYIPYAGPILLEFPLLNKGSAFSVEERNEFNLRGLLPETVETIEEQAKRAWRQFQDFKNDNDKHVYLRNIQDTNETLFYRLLDNHLEEMMPIIYTPTVGAACEHFSEIYRRARGVFISYPNRGNIEDMLQNATKQNVKVIVVTDGERILGLGDQGIGGMGIPIGKLSLYTACGGISPAYTLPIVLDVGTNNQQLLNDPLYMGWRHPRITGEEYDNFVHEFILAVKSRWPNVVLQFEDFAQKNAMPLLERYRDEVCCFNDDIQGTAAVTLGTLIAASRAAGSKMSEQKVVFLGAGSAGCGIAEQIIAQMKSEGLSDEEARSRVFMVDRFGLLTDKLPNLLNFQSKLVQKSEKLAEWHTGSDSISLLDVVRNARPDILIGVSGQPGLFSEEIIREMHKHCNRPIVMPLSNPTSRVEATPQDIMAWTDGAALVATGSPFSPVMWKEKTYPIAQCNNSYIFPGIGLGVIASGATRVTDSMLMAASRALADCSPLVNDGVGPVLPEVKDIQGVSKVIAMAVGKAAQLAGVAVVTSEDVLSKAIAANFWLPQYRNYRRTSI